The following is a genomic window from Vitis vinifera cultivar Pinot Noir 40024 chromosome 6, ASM3070453v1.
ATCACATTTCCTATCTTTTTAGAACATTAAATGAATGGGCTTTTAGACCAACATTAAAAGGGTTTTTACTAAGAAAAAAGAAGGACatctcagaaaaaaaaaattctttccatTCTTTCTTTGTTATCTCAATTCTCCTTTATATGAGATTTTCATAAGATTCatagtttgtttttaaaaaggtaatttttCCGATCCcaaatttaagattattaatataaaatagatgttgcatatttttattaatatttattttgttatatatagcCCGAAGCTATAAgcaaataattttgttttgttataaCAAAAAACTATGTTCAATTCTCATTAGTTACCATCATTGTAAATATCATATACGAATTATAATGTAATAAAAATCGTTCTTCTAGCCAGAAATATTAGAATTCTAACAATaccaatttaaaataattacccTAAAATGATCACTGTTTATAAAtttaacaattataaaataatagtaataatatatgcaacaataccaaaaaaatcaatataagagCAATTGCAAATAAATAgagtaaagaaaaaagaaatgtaaattcaaaatttatagtGCTTCGAATTAATGCTAttctacatccactctcctttTAAATCTCAAAATTGAGGTTCCGTAATACCAATAATTTCAAACCAAACCTCAAAGTTTCACACTTTAATTAACCAGCTCCAATTGACACTTATAACTTTCCTAACGAAATGTCTCACCATTGAACTCCTCAAGTACCTCACACTTGAGCTCacatcataagatataaaagaaaatattttataaaaataaaacttctaaCTTACAATTTTGGCTCAATGAAATACAAGGAAATTAGAGTTTGAACGGTGCACTAAAATGCAATGAAGTTTAAAAGCAAATATACTTTAAAAACACGTTTTAAAAGcctaaataatattaaaaaatgatttaaaactcTTCCTCCATCCATATAGGAAGTTGAAGTCCATTAATTGCCCATTAATTGCATAAGGTTTTTTGTAGAGACGGTCTATTAATTCTTGTAGTGACCTATATTTTATGACGTAGttacaatatatttatatgaattcATAAATATGCTAAAATCTTTAAAGGGTTTAAAGATGTCTGAACCAAATAGTTTCAAGAAGGATGATTCAAATATGAGTACATGAAAAACAAATGggaaaaacaattccaaaaaattaggAAGGCAGGAGATATTATCCTTACCTctttatttaaacaaataaaacttaACTAGCCCATGATCTGCTCAAATTGCCCTATCTAAACCCCCAATTCCAAAAACTTCCGAGTCATGAATGATTAAACTGCAGTCACGTTTTATGGCATTGGAAGCAGCTTCCATTTTCTTATGAAGTGTAGGACTACCCATCATTGCCGCTGCATTTCTGAGTTCACGGCATGTCTCATTCAGTCTGACAATGGTCCTCACTATCAGTCCTTAAGGAACATCTCTGAGCCCACTGATATCCGTGGATTGAACTACGCTTGTCACTCCCCCTGCTCCTATTGGCTGTAGTGTACAACCTAAGGTAGATGGATAATTGAGGTTAGAAGGCTGAGTTTTCAGTACGAGTGCTTAAAACTGTAAAAGCACCTGATTTATCAGAAGTACAAGGGGAAATACAACCATGAGAAGATGTAGATAATAAGGAAGAAACatagagaaggaagaaaaaaaagagagaaagaaagagccTTTGAAATTGCTCTTTTTGTAACTGAAAATCTCACTCAGCTGATTAGTTAGCTGACTCATTGGCCAAGCAAGGTGCTTCTAGACTTGCAGCCTTGGAAGTGAGTTTTTGCCTCAACTGTATCTGCAACTCTTTATTTGGGTTCTacttctttgtattttttcttaaatttttcgagaaccaaCGTAAGAGAAGTTCGTTCACCTATTCTCCTAGGAGCTTCCTTTAATTCTCCTCTTCTGATTCGCTCATGTTAAGAATAATTTAGGTAATATGTAACGACACTGAGCCATCTTCATGTCTTTCTGATTAATATCAAATAGAAGATATGCAGAGCTAGCTTTGAAGGAACTCTTTAAGATTATACCACATAGACCTTTAAAAGCCCAAAAGTTGGTGACGTTATGAAACAATCTCCCCCTAATCATTTCTCCTCTTTTAACTCAAACTGCAGCCATTAAGTCACTGATGAAGAAAGTTAAGAGCACAGTACCTGGATCAGCACTAATAGCCGGGTTCTGAAGCTTTCCATTCATCTCATGCTGTCTTGACAAGGAGGAGCCATCGTCACGCTCTTCATTAGCCGCCATCCGTGAACGGAACATATCATAAAATATCCCCCACCACTCATGGAGAAAACCATCAGGAGTATCTACAACTGAACAAAATAACTCAATCAACCACTATTCCTACTGCTATAATATCCAAACGACAAGGAGCATAGAGATGGAGGAAGTAAGAAACCGCAGATTTGATCAAAGAAAAACATGCCGAAATACATATTTACAACACATGATCAAAGGTTTTCTTTTagtaagcaaaaaaaaaaaagcaaagaaagtCCCTGTCACCGTGAATACAAGAGACCAAGAAAAGTGACAAACCCTaatctaatttccaaaaaaaaaataaattattattattattattattattttatatttaattttattacaaaagataaataaaaccTCTGATCAGATTAGACGAACAGCAGGCCTGCATGCAAAAATGCGTCTACCACCAACAATTTTCCAGGCGGAGTAAAACCAAAGAttgagagagaagaaaatattACGTGGAGGCCGGGTAAGATCGAAGTTCAGATTGGCTTCTCTCCCGAAGATTTCTGCCGTCTCGCCCATCTTATTTTTTAGCAAATAATCATAAAGGTAATATTCAAACCTacacaaataaatcaaacaaccttaaaaaattagtaaaaaaaaaaaaaaaaccaaaacctaATAACCAGAGAATCACCGTAAAAACatgcgaaaaaaaaaaaggaaaagaaaactcaCATTTTTTGAACACCCAGATCACCCATGATTGATtcttgagaaagagagagaaaaagtagaaaagtAAAATTCATccttggaaaataattttctttttaaaaaagaaaattataaacaaaaatggaGAGACAACttcaaaaaattctttataaaaaaaattttcaaacaaaatcatctttttaaaagataatttcttaaaatcaaaaaatatttgaaaaattttaaaaggcaAAATCGTTTTTCAaagaatcaatatttttttaaaaaaaatattttattccaaaaaattgatgcttaaatacatatatattataaaatatattaatttcatgCACTAAATTTagtatataattataattattattgatatattatttataattataaaagtataaGTTATGTCTTTCatctcatattaaaaatatattattttttatgtaattaggtatttattaaaaaaatattttgatcattatctcaaattttatctttcaaataatttaattaattattattaaaaatataaattaatttaattttatactttttatgggataaacaataaatatttaaataatgaataattttattgctgcttaatttgaaattaattttactaGATAAacttgaatatttaaaatatttattttttaatttaaaatttaacaattaaaggaataaaaatataaaaaaataatttttaattttatatttatttgatataaattatcttttaatataaaattgaagactaagataaataaattttaattactattcaactcaaaataaaataataattattggtatagtaaatttttttatttcttaattataaatgataaaaaataataaaatttttttttaaaaaagtgacATCTTTCATGTACATAAAATAAGCTCTTtgatctttttatatttttattattgatttaaaagTAATGTTTAATGATCTTTTATTAAGCAAAAATCAAGGgaaataaaacatttaattttaaaattgtttacaaatttcatatattttaattttaaaaagtctcTTTTTATTAAGcaaaatttgagggaaataaaaaattttatttttttagttattttaatttttacatatatattgatAGGTAATGATTTATAAAGAAATCGTTTCTTAAAAAACCGATTTTGGATATGCAATTTCTAaggatatttatttaaaaaatatattggtttttatcttaaattattttaattaatcgtttttaaagttaaaactaattttattttatattctttttactataaattatgaatttttaattaattttgaagtcTACGCTCCATGTTCAAAGCTATttcaaacatgattgatttttcgaaaaaatgattttcaagtgACTCAAGAAATGATTCTTAAGAATGATTTGTAAGGAAAtcactctttaaaaaaaatgattttggatctcttgtttttaaagatattgatttaacttttttttatcttttaattattttaaaattaaaattatttctgttttgtattctttttattctttttactataaataatgaatttttaattttaattgcatGGAGTTTCCATTCCATGTTGAAAGATAAGTCTTGAAAGTCTATTATACTAGAgtgttagatttttatttttatttttattttatttttatcattttgactGCCTTGAgagtagtatttttttttttcaaattaaatgataTCATATTTAACTTGTTATAAAAAAcgtttaaaacttgaaaaacttaaaaccattattaattttattttgctttaatttttaaataattttattagctaaacttgaaaattttaactgttttaattatgatttcaaaaccatttcttagtaaaaagaatgaaaaaatagaaaaaaataaatcaattccttattttataattattttttaatataaaattagattaataaaaataaatcattattcaatttgatataaaatagtaGTTATTTGCatactaaatttttatttatttattaattataatggtaaaaaaataatggaatttgaaaagaaaaatgatgtgaCATCTTCCAAGCCCTTAAATATCcaaattaattattaagaatAGTGATCAAGATGGTGTCAGTAAAAGATTTCTTATAGTAATAAGTCA
Proteins encoded in this region:
- the LOC109122770 gene encoding uncharacterized protein LOC109122770, which translates into the protein MGETAEIFGREANLNFDLTRPPLVDTPDGFLHEWWGIFYDMFRSRMAANEERDDGSSLSRQHEMNGKLQNPAISADPGCTLQPIGAGGVTSVVQSTDISGLRDVP